The region CCGGGCCGGTGGGGCCGCGCTGCGTGGCGTGCGCCGCGGGCCGCCCGACCCGCGACCGCGCGACCCCACCGACGGGGTTCATGTTAATGGGTGCGTATGCACCTTAAAACGCTCGAACGAGTGAACTGAAATCGGCGTGCGCGCCGACTAGGGTGTTCGCAGTTCTTTTCAGCGAGGAGCGATCCGAATGGCAGCCGTCCAAACCCGACGCAAGCGCAAGCTCGGGCAGTTCCTGAACGCCCTGCGCAAGCGCGCCGGCAAGACCGAGGTCGACTACCACGCGTTGACCCGCAAGACCCAGTCGACGCTGTCGCGGATGGAGAACGGCTACATCAGTCCCAGTTGGACCGAGTTGGGCGCACTGCTCGGGTTGTACGGCGCGACCGACGCCGAGCGGCGCGAAGCGGAAGCCCTGTGGGAGGACGCCAAACAGGACAGCACCCGGTTGGCCAACGCCGCCGCGTACACCCCCGAGGCGCGGACGTACGCGCGGCAGGAGGCGGACGCGACGGAAGTGCGCACCATCGAGATGATCGTGATCCCCGGCCTGCTCCAGACCGCCGCGTACGCCTCCGCGGTGCGCTTGGCGGGACAGCGTTTCCTGGACCCGTCAGTGCCGGTGGACCAGGCGGTGGCGGCGTTGGCGAGCCGCCAGCGCCGGCTGCCCGGACTCCGCCTGCACGCGGTGATCGACGAAGCCGCGCTGCACCGGGTCGTGGGTGGACCCGACGTCATGCACGCGCAGCTGTCGCAGCTGCTGGAGATGGCCCGGCAGCCGGACATCACCATCCAGGTGATCCCGTTCGGCGCGGGGGCCTACGGGACCATGTCGGGCGGCGGCGCCACCGCGCTCCGGTTCGACGCCGGCGATCCCTCCTCCGTGTACCTGGAGTACGCGGGTGGAGGCAAGTGGGTGGACAATCCGGCCGATGTCGAGAAGTACCTGCTTCACTTCGAGGACATGGCAGCGCAGGTCGCCCTGTCGCCCAAGGAGTCGGCTGCGCTGATCAGGAAACTGGCAACCGCACTGAAGGAAACATGAACACGAAGAAGACGTGGCGTAGAAGCTCGCATTCAGGCGCGGGGAACAACTGCGTGGAGCTGGCCGTCGGCCGCGCGGCCACCGTTGTTCGTGACAGCAAGCGTCCAGGCCCAGAACTGACCTTCGCGGACCGTCCATTCCGGGCGTTCCTCACCCTCCTCCGCCAAACCTGACCGTCACCTCCAACCCGCCGTCCGCCCTCGGTGCCGCGGTCACCGTGCCGCCGTGGGCGGCGGCTATGGCGCGCACTATGGACAGTCCGAGGCCCAGCCCGCGTTCCCCGGTGGTCGTCCGAGCCCGGTCCAGCCGGCGGAACGGGCGGAACAACCCCTCCACCTCGTAGGGCTGGATCTCCGGACCGGTGTTGGCGACCACCAGCACCCCGTCCCGCGACACGACCTCGAGCCGGCCGCCCGCGTGGTTGTGCTTGACAGCGTTGTCGACGAGGTTGCGCACCAGCCGTTCCAGCAGCACCGGGTCGCCGTCGACCGAGGCGGGCCCGAGGTCCCGCAGGACCTCCACGCCCACGTCGGCGGCCCCGGACTGGCGGAGCACGTGCTCGGCGATCCCGGCCAGGTCGGTCGGCGTCCGCTCGGCGGGCTCGGTCTCCGCGTCGGCCAGCGCCAGCAGCCCGTCGATGAGCCGCTCGTGCCGGGCGTTGACCTCCAGCAGCTCCGCGCCCAGCCGGCGCGCGTCCGCCGAGGCACCCGGTCGGGTGATCGCCACCTCGATCAGGGCGCGCTTGACCGCGAGCGGCGTGCGCATCTCGTGCGAGGCGTCCGCGACGAACCGGCGCTGCCCGTCGAACGCCCGGTCCAGCCGGTCCAGCATCGCGTTGAACGTCCCGGCGAGCTCGGCCACCTCGTCGCGCGCCCCCTGGGCCGGGATCCGCTCGTGCAGGCCCTGCCCGGCGGTGATCCGGCGGGCCGTCTCGGTGATCCGGTGCACCGGGTCCAGCGCGCGGCGCGCCACCAGCCAGCCGACCCCCACCGCGACCAGCCCGACGCACAGCAGCGCGAGCGCCCCCCAGGCGACCAGCGAGTCCAGCACGCCGTCGCGGTAGCGCTCCTCGGCCGCCCGGAACGACTCGACCACCTCGTCCAGCGGGGCGCCGCCGAGCTTGCGCAGCGCGAGCAGGTCCGGCACCGCCGTCGTGCCGCCGCCGTCGAGGCTCTGCCGCACCAGCAGGTAGGTCACGGCCAGCAGCACCGCGCCGGCCAGCGCGAACAGGCCCCCGTACAGCGCGGTGAGCCGGGCCCGGACACCCCAGCGGCCGGTCACGGGATCCGGTACCCGACGCCGGGCACGGTCTCGACCACCGGCGGCTCGCCCAGCTTGCGGCGCAGCTTCATCACCGTCACCCGCAGCACGTTGGTGAACGGGTCGATGTGCTCGTCCCAGACCTTCTCCAGCAGCACCTCGGCCGGCACCACCGCGCCCTGCGCCCGGAGCAGCTCGGCCAGCACCGCGAACTCCCTGTTGGCCAACGGGAGCGGCGCGCCGTCCCGGGACGCCAGCCGGCGCGCCGGGTCGAGGTCCAAACCCGCGCGGCGCAGCACCGGCGGCACCGCCGGCCGGGACCGCCGCAGCAGCGCGTGCACCCGCGCGGAGAGCTCCACGAACGCGAACGGCTTGGGCAGGTAGTCGTCCGCGCCCAGCGCCAGCCCGGCCACCCGGTCCCGCACGCCGGCCGCCGCGGTCAGCATGAGCACCCGCGTGTCGCCGCGCTCCACGACGGTCCGGCACACCTCGTCACCGTGCACGTACGGGATGTCGCGGTCGAGCACCAGCACGTCGTAGTCGTTGGTCGCCAGGCGTTCCAGCGCGGCTTCGCCGTCGTGCACGACGTCCACCGCGAACGGCTCACGCCGAAGCCACTCGGCGATCGCGCCCGCCAGCGCCTCCTCGTCCTCCACCACCAGGATCCGCATGGCCACCATGATCCGCCGGGCACCCATAACGCCGGCATAAGCCGGCACGGCCACGCCCCGGTTATCCCCCCGCTGCTGGACTGCTCCCATCCGATCCCAGGAGGGGAACATGAGAAGGGTGATGGCGGTGGTGGCGTGCGCGCTGCTGCTGGGGGCGTGCGCGCCGGACACCGCCGAACAGGCCGCGCCGAGCAGCACGGCGGCCGACCAGGGCGTGCGGTTCGCGCAGTGCATGAGGGACAACGGGGTCGACGTGCCCGATCCGGGGCCGGACGCGGGCAAGCTCGGCGGGTTGGCCGGCGTCGACCGCGACGACCCGGCGTTCACGCCGGCCATGGCCGCGTGCAAGCAACACCTGCCGGGCGGCGGGGATCTGTCCAGTCTGGACCCCGCACAGCTCGACAAGCTGCGCGCGTTCGCCGGGTGCATGAGGGAGCACGGGGTCGAGATGCCCGACCCCGACCCGAACGGCGGCAAGCCCGATCTCAGCGGCGTCGACCGGACGGGGCCCGCGTTCCAAGCCGCGTTCGAAGCCTGCCAGGACAAGCTGCCGGAGCTGGTGCGGTGAACCCGACCAGCGGAAGTCCGCGCCGACGGGTCCTGCTCGGGGCCGGTGCGGTGGTGGCGCTGGCCGCCGGCGGCGTGGCGGCGGTCGGGTTCGGCGGGGGCGAACCGCCGCCCGCCACCGCCGCGAACCTGCCGCCGGCGACCGCGAAGGTCGTCGTCACGACGCTGACCGGCACCGAGCGGGTGACCGGCGCGCTGGGACGCGGGCCGGCGACGGCGGTGCCGCCCGGACCGCCGGGCACCGTCACGTGGCTGCCCGCGCCGGGCGCGGTGATCGGCCGGGGGCAGCCGGTCTACCGGGTGGACGACCGCCCGGTGCCGCTGCTGTTCGGCGCGACGCCCGCGTGGCGGACGCTGTCCTCCGGGGTGGCGGGCGAGGACGTGCGGCAGTTCGAGGAGAACTTGGAAGCGTTGGGGTACACCGGTTTCACCGTCGACACCACGTTCACCGCAGGCACCGCCGACGCGGTCCGGGCGTGGCAGCGCGACACCGGGCGCCTGGAAACCGGGACCGTGCCGGCGGCGGAGGTGGTGTTCGCGCCGGGCGAGGTCCGGGTCGCCGAGCTGAAGGTCCCGCTGGGCGGCGAGGCCGGCGGCCCGGTGCTGACCCACACCGGCACGACCAGGGTGGTGACCGTGCCGCTGGAGGTCGCCAAGCAGCACCTGGTCGCGCCCGGGGTGACGGCGACGGTGACCCTGCCGGACGGCCGGACCGTGCCGGGCGTGGTCGAGTCGGTCGGCACGGTCGCGTCCGCGCAGCCCGGCACGGACACCGAGACCACGGTCGACGTGGTCGTCGCGGTCGCCGACCAGGCGGCGCTCGGCTCGTTGGACGCCGCCCCGGTGGAGGTCCGGCTGGTCTCCACCCGCAAGGAGGACGTCCTGGCGGTCCCGGTCGGCGCGCTGGTGTTCCTCGGCGAGGGCCG is a window of Saccharothrix espanaensis DSM 44229 DNA encoding:
- a CDS encoding helix-turn-helix domain-containing protein encodes the protein MAAVQTRRKRKLGQFLNALRKRAGKTEVDYHALTRKTQSTLSRMENGYISPSWTELGALLGLYGATDAERREAEALWEDAKQDSTRLANAAAYTPEARTYARQEADATEVRTIEMIVIPGLLQTAAYASAVRLAGQRFLDPSVPVDQAVAALASRQRRLPGLRLHAVIDEAALHRVVGGPDVMHAQLSQLLEMARQPDITIQVIPFGAGAYGTMSGGGATALRFDAGDPSSVYLEYAGGGKWVDNPADVEKYLLHFEDMAAQVALSPKESAALIRKLATALKET
- a CDS encoding DUF397 domain-containing protein, encoding MNTKKTWRRSSHSGAGNNCVELAVGRAATVVRDSKRPGPELTFADRPFRAFLTLLRQT
- a CDS encoding ATP-binding protein → MTGRWGVRARLTALYGGLFALAGAVLLAVTYLLVRQSLDGGGTTAVPDLLALRKLGGAPLDEVVESFRAAEERYRDGVLDSLVAWGALALLCVGLVAVGVGWLVARRALDPVHRITETARRITAGQGLHERIPAQGARDEVAELAGTFNAMLDRLDRAFDGQRRFVADASHEMRTPLAVKRALIEVAITRPGASADARRLGAELLEVNARHERLIDGLLALADAETEPAERTPTDLAGIAEHVLRQSGAADVGVEVLRDLGPASVDGDPVLLERLVRNLVDNAVKHNHAGGRLEVVSRDGVLVVANTGPEIQPYEVEGLFRPFRRLDRARTTTGERGLGLGLSIVRAIAAAHGGTVTAAPRADGGLEVTVRFGGGG
- a CDS encoding response regulator transcription factor, whose protein sequence is MRILVVEDEEALAGAIAEWLRREPFAVDVVHDGEAALERLATNDYDVLVLDRDIPYVHGDEVCRTVVERGDTRVLMLTAAAGVRDRVAGLALGADDYLPKPFAFVELSARVHALLRRSRPAVPPVLRRAGLDLDPARRLASRDGAPLPLANREFAVLAELLRAQGAVVPAEVLLEKVWDEHIDPFTNVLRVTVMKLRRKLGEPPVVETVPGVGYRIP
- a CDS encoding peptidoglycan-binding domain-containing protein yields the protein MNPTSGSPRRRVLLGAGAVVALAAGGVAAVGFGGGEPPPATAANLPPATAKVVVTTLTGTERVTGALGRGPATAVPPGPPGTVTWLPAPGAVIGRGQPVYRVDDRPVPLLFGATPAWRTLSSGVAGEDVRQFEENLEALGYTGFTVDTTFTAGTADAVRAWQRDTGRLETGTVPAAEVVFAPGEVRVAELKVPLGGEAGGPVLTHTGTTRVVTVPLEVAKQHLVAPGVTATVTLPDGRTVPGVVESVGTVASAQPGTDTETTVDVVVAVADQAALGSLDAAPVEVRLVSTRKEDVLAVPVGALVFLGEGRYGVQVVDGGTTRYVPVDTGLFADGKVEVSGGGVTAGLDVGVPR